Proteins found in one Aethina tumida isolate Nest 87 chromosome 1, icAetTumi1.1, whole genome shotgun sequence genomic segment:
- the LOC109608416 gene encoding 40-kDa huntingtin-associated protein has protein sequence MNPEFGGDILEQYKNTTNKVKKRFLRKPNITEACDSFTSLAQQCESLELPVYAGLCWIAAARCEGSLTNLTGETSCLVKSARQFLKAEENDFCLGCHSPSTENLQAGLNCYTHATSRYGEHSPIPIGLNLEIVDFLKRIGREEYIENYLNSAVEMSKNRPDTKAHCLELLAKSFIDNGDYVGALEVYMEISNLLELLPKNGSRSELLLKCEVNSVFLLLILRPSPQRLSVKCAKLLEKYTWGDHSDKSIKFCRMTEKMFLLMQSLVTICQSLDTSHLVELEGEFWPFLETDEKELLRILIRTYYP, from the exons ATGAATCCAGAATTCGGCGGAGACATATTGgaacaatacaaaaatactacaaataaagtaaaaaa gAGGTTTTTGAGAAAACCAAACATAACAGAAGCATGTGACTCTTTCACTTCATTGGCTCAGCAATGTGAATCTCTGGAATTGCCAGTGTATGCAGGATTGTGTTGGATTGCAGCTGCACGATGTGAAGGTTCCTTGACTAATTTAACTGGTGAAACATCTTGCCTTGTCAAATCAGCTAGGCAATTTTTGAAAGCAGAAGAAAATGACTTTTGCTTGGGTTGCCACAGTCCATCGACTGAGAATTTACAGGCTGGTTTAAACTGCTACACACATGCAACCAGTAGATATGGAGAACATTCTCCTATTCCAATTGGTTTGAATCTCGAAATTGTtgactttttaaaaagaattggcAGGGAGGAATACATTgagaattatttgaatagtGCTGTggaaatgtcaaaaaacagaCCTGATACCAAAGCACATTGTTTGGAACTTCTTGctaaaagttttattgataATG GGGATTATGTTGGTGCTTTGGAAGTATATATGGAGATATCTAATTTACTTGAGCTACTGCCTAAAAATGGCTCTAGATCTGAGTTGCTTTTAAAATGTGAAGTTAACTCagtatttttactattaatattacgTCCGTCACCTCAAAGATTGTCTGTTAAATGTGCCAAACTCCTCGAAAAATATACATGGGGCGATCATTCTGATAAAAGTATTAAgt tttgcAGGATGACTGagaaaatgtttcttttaatgCAGTCTCTGGTAACTATATGTCAGTCTCTGGATACAAGCCATTTAGTGGAATTGGAAGGCGAATTTTGGCCTTTTTTGGAAACTGATGAAAAAGAATTACTGAGAATTCTAATTAGGACTTATTatccttaa
- the LOC109608427 gene encoding uncharacterized protein LOC109608427, translating into MNKQKSFDHKKKLVRNTAEKVSNAIVQDQHSAKKIHTETKQIESKSEKTTDEKLFELPRLYSSLRLSKKIDEVNSQKPKSTVDSKKDLAIDEKVSRKVNFSHDQAIYKDLIQLNSPVLQNQPNTIKKVPSIQKDREPNLSNFINDYTVQERFYKPELTAINRTLTNTNNSLRLYNVLQIHNETVL; encoded by the exons atgaataaacagAAATCATTTGATCACAAGAAGAAATTAGTTAGAAACACAGCTGAAAAGGTATCCAACGCAATTGTCCAAGACCAGCACAGcgccaaaaaaattcatactgaaacaaaacaaattgaaagCAAATCAGAAAAAACAACTGACGAAAAACTGTTTGAGTTGCCTCGACTTTACAGTAGTTTACGTTTATCGAAGAAAATCGATGAGGTGAATTCTCAAAAACCCAAATCAACAGTTGATTCAAAGAAAGATCTAGCAATAGATGAAAAG gTGTCAAGGAAAGTGAATTTTTCCCATGACCAAGCaatatataaagatttaattcagttaaattCACCGGTATTGCAAAATCAACccaacacaattaaaaaagtgcCTTCAATACAAAAGGATCGAGAACCAAatctatcaaattttattaatgattatacTGTTCaagaaagattttataaaccaGAGTTGACAGCGATTAATAGAACCTTAACTAACACAAATAACAGTCTACGGTTGTATAATGTGTTGCAGATACATAATGAAACAGTTCTGTGA